A section of the Struthio camelus isolate bStrCam1 chromosome 18, bStrCam1.hap1, whole genome shotgun sequence genome encodes:
- the REM1 gene encoding GTP-binding protein REM 1 — protein MTLDAQRGGRSPLRRRASTPLPLSHQARAGAAGAKPPAEARHPQLGQSSSFEPGGKAAASRSSWSSDSSDSTGAWEPLYRVVLLGDPGVGKTSLVNLFAGVQEREPLEQRGEDTYERTLSVDGEETTLLVMDTWESEKWGEESRLRSRCLQVGNAYVIVYSVTDRGSFESASELRIQLRRTRQAEDIPIILVGNKTDLVRCREVSVEEGRACAVVFDCKFIETSAALQHNVAELFEGVVRQLRLRRGGPPAGARRPAAHKRKESLTARARRFLDRLVARNSKKVALKVRSKSCHDLSVL, from the exons ATGACCCTGGACGCGCAGCGCGGGGGCCGGAGCCCCCTGCGCAGGAGGGCCAGCACCCCTCTGCCGCTCTCGCACCAggcgcgggccggggcagcgggcgcgAAGCCGCCGGCCGAAGCCCGCCACCCCCAGCTCGGGCAATCCTCGTCCTTCGAGCCGGGCGGCAAGGCCGCGGCGTCCCGCAGCAGCTGGTCCTCCGACTCGTCCGACTCCACCGGCGCCTGGGAGCCCCTGTACCGCGTGGTGCTGCTGGGCGACCCCGGCGTGGGCAAGACCAGCCTGGTCAACCTCTTCGCCGGCGTCCAGGAGCGGGAGCCGCTGGAGCAGCGCGGAG AGGACACGTATGAGCGCACGCTGTCCGTGGATGGCGAGGAGACCACGCTGCTCGTGATGGACACCTGGGAGTCGGAGAAGTGG ggcgagGAGAGCCGCCTGCGCAGccggtgcctgcaggtggggaaCGCCTACGTCATCGTCTACTCCGTGACGGACCGCGGCAGCTTCGAGAGCGCCTCCGAGCTGCGCATCCAGCTGCGCCGCACCCGGCAGGCCGAAGACATCCCCATcatcctggtgggcaacaagacCGACCTGGTGCGGTGCCGGGAGGTGTCGGTGGAAG AGGGCCGTGCCTGCGCCGTGGTGTTCGACTGCAAGTTCATCGAGACGTCGGCGGCGCTGCAGCACAACGTGGCGGAGCTCTTCGAGGGGGTGGTGCGGCAGCTCCGcctgcgccgcggcggccccccggccggcgcgcgccgcccggccgcccacaaGCGCAAGGAGAGCCTCACGGCGCGAGCCCGCCGCTTCCTCGACAGGCTGGTGGCCAGGAACAGCAAGAAAGTGGCGCTCAAAGTCCGCTCCAAGTCCTGCCACGACCTGTCCGTGCTctga
- the LOC138061559 gene encoding keratin-associated protein 10-12-like, producing the protein MPCIPVPCIPVPYIPVPCIPVPYIPVPCIPVPCIPVPYIPVPCIPVPCIPVSCIPMPCIPVPCIPVPYIPVPCIPVPCIPVPYIPVPCIPVPCIPVPCIPMPCIPVPCIPVPYIPVPCIPVPCIPVPYIPVPCIPVPCIPVPCIPVSCIPVLCIPVPCIPVPCIPVPCIPMPCIPVPCIPVPYIPVPCIPVPCIPVSCIPVLCIPVPCIPMLCIPVPYIPVPCIRAGTFAERGHGGGESSKGGRGRAAAGRAGCLGGPRCGAGLAVKAGRCRGAAGGVGTFPSGRQGWPDGAGEPAEEPQARPEQSERRPRRRWPEAAAKGPRHPPPSSSAPVAAAGLSGCRFHPDVPTPARRERAAAS; encoded by the exons ATGCCCTGCATCCCCGTGCCCTGCATCCCTGTGCCGTACATCCCCGTGCCCTGCATCCCTGTGCCGTACATCCCCGTGCCCTGCATCCCCGTGCCCTGCATCCCTGTGCCGTACATCCCCGTGCCCTGCATCCCTGTGCCCTGTATCCCAGTGTCCTGCATCCCCATGCCCTGCATCCCCGTGCCCTGCATCCCTGTGCCGTACATCCCCGTGCCCTGCATCCCCGTGCCCTGCATCCCTGTGCCGTACATCCCCGTGCCCTGCATCCCCGTGCCCTGCATCCCCGTGCCCTGCATCCCCATGCCCTGCATCCCCGTGCCCTGCATCCCTGTGCCGTACATCCCCGTGCCCTGCATCCCCGTGCCCTGCATCCCTGTGCCGTACATCCCCGTGCCCTGCATCCCTGTGCCCTGCATCCCTGTGCCCTGTATCCCAGTGTCCTGCATTCCCGTGCTCTGCATCCCCGTGCCCTGCATCCCCGTGCCCTGCATCCCCGTGCCCTGCATCCCCATGCCCTGCATCCCCGTGCCCTGCATCCCTGTGCCGTACATCCCCGTGCCCTGCATCCCCGTGCCCTGCATCCCAGTGTCCTGCATTCCCGTGCTCTGCATCCCCGTGCCCTGCATCCCCATGCTGTGCATCCCCGTGCCGTACATCCCCGTGCCCTGCATCCGTGCC GGCACCTTTGCCGAGCGCGGCCACGGCGGGGGCGAAAGCAGCAaggggggaagaggcagagcagcGGCCGGGAGAGCAGGGTGCCTCGGCGGGCCGCGGTGCGGCGCCGGGCTGGCGGTGAAGGCCGGGCGCTGCagaggcgctgccggcggcgtgGGCACCTTCCCCTCCGGCAGGCAGGGCTGGCCGGACGGCGCCGGGGAGCCGGCGGAGGAGCCGCAAGCGCGGCCGGAGCAGAGCGAGCGGAGACCCCGCCGGCGCTGGCCGGAGGCAGCAGCGAAGGGCCCCCGTCACCCTCCGCCGTCGTCCTCGGCCcccgtggccgcggcggggctcAGCGGCTGCCGCTTCCACCCCGACGTCCCTACCCCGGCGCGGCGGGAGAGGGCGGCGGCGTCTTAA
- the HM13 gene encoding minor histocompatibility antigen H13 isoform X1 translates to MEQAAAHNGSGAGAAPAAGPARPPATPEGMALAYGSLVLMALLPIFFGALRSVSCAKSKNSSEMPETITSRDAARFPIVASCTLLGLYLFFKIFSQEYINLLLSMYFFVLGILALSHTISPMMNRFFPANFPNKQYQLLFTQGSGETKEEIVNYEFDTKDLVCLAMSSVVGVWYLLRKHWIANNLFGLAFSLNGVELLHLNNVSTGCILLGGLFIYDVFWVFGTNVMVTVAKSFEAPIKLVFPQDLLEKGLEADNFAMLGLGDIVIPGIFIALLLRFDISLKKNTHTYFYTSFVAYIFGLGLTIFIMHIFKHAQPALLYLVPACIGFPLLVALAKGEVTEMFSYESSAEILPHTPRLTHFPSVSGSPASLADSMQQKLSCPRRRRQQSPSAM, encoded by the exons ATGGAGCAGGCCGCGGCGCACAacggcagcggcgccggggccgcccccgccgccgggcccgcccggccgcccgccacCCCCGAGGGCATGGCGCTGGCCTACGGCAGCCTCGTCCTCATGGCCCTGCTGCCCATCTTCTTCGGGGCGCTGCGCTCCGTCAGCTGCGCCAAGAGCaag aaCTCCTCTGAGATGCCAGAGACCATTACCAGCCGAGATGCTGCTCGTTTTCCCATTGTTGCCAGTTGTACCCTTCTGGGGCTCTACCTCTTCTTTAAA ATATTCTCTCAAGAGTACATCAACCTCCTGCTCTCTATGTATTTCTTTGTGTTGGGGATCCTAGCCCTATCCCACACCATCAG CCCCATGATGAACAGATTCTTTCCTGCAAATTTCCCCAACAAACAGTACCAGCTTCTCTTTACCCAGGGCTCCGGGGAGACCAAGGAAG AAATAGTGAATTATGAATTTGACACGAAGGATCTTGTATGCCTGGCCATGAGCAGTGTTGTTGGGGTCTGGTACCTACTGAGAAAG CACTGGATTGCCAACAATCTCTTTGGGCTGGCGTTTTCCCTCAACGGGGTGGAGCTGCTGCATTTGAACAACGTCAGCACTGGCTGCATCTTGCTCGGGGGCCTCTTCATCTATGACGTCTTCTGG GTCTTTGGCACCAACGTGATGGTGACTGTTGCCAAATCGTTTGAGGCCCCAATAAAAT TGGTTTTCCCTCAGGACCTGCTGGAGAAGGGTCTGGAGGCCGACAACTTTGCCATGCTGGGTCTGGGAGACATTGTCATTCCAG GGATCTTCATTGCCTTGCTGTTGCGTTTTGACATCAG CTTAAAGAAGAACACGCACACGTATTTCTACACCAGCTTTGTGGCCTACATCTTTGGTCTGGGTCTGACCATATTCATCATGCACATCTTCAAGCATGCCCAG CCGGCTCTTCTGTACCTGGTCCCCGCGTGCATTGGATTCCCGCTTCTTGTGGCCTTGGCAAAGGGAGAAGTAACTGAAATGTTCAG CTATGAGTCCTCTGCTGAAATCTTGCCGCACACACCAAGACTTACCCACTTCCCCTCCGTGTCCGGCTCGCCGGCCAGCCTCGCTGATTCCATGCAGCAGAAGCTGTCCTGTCCCCGCCGACGCCGGCAGCAAAGCCCTAGTGCCATGTAG
- the HM13 gene encoding minor histocompatibility antigen H13 isoform X2 yields the protein MEQAAAHNGSGAGAAPAAGPARPPATPEGMALAYGSLVLMALLPIFFGALRSVSCAKSKNSSEMPETITSRDAARFPIVASCTLLGLYLFFKIFSQEYINLLLSMYFFVLGILALSHTISPMMNRFFPANFPNKQYQLLFTQGSGETKEEIVNYEFDTKDLVCLAMSSVVGVWYLLRKHWIANNLFGLAFSLNGVELLHLNNVSTGCILLGGLFIYDVFWVFGTNVMVTVAKSFEAPIKLVFPQDLLEKGLEADNFAMLGLGDIVIPGIFIALLLRFDISLKKNTHTYFYTSFVAYIFGLGLTIFIMHIFKHAQPALLYLVPACIGFPLLVALAKGEVTEMFSYEESSTPKEVPGASKEETTEADKKEK from the exons ATGGAGCAGGCCGCGGCGCACAacggcagcggcgccggggccgcccccgccgccgggcccgcccggccgcccgccacCCCCGAGGGCATGGCGCTGGCCTACGGCAGCCTCGTCCTCATGGCCCTGCTGCCCATCTTCTTCGGGGCGCTGCGCTCCGTCAGCTGCGCCAAGAGCaag aaCTCCTCTGAGATGCCAGAGACCATTACCAGCCGAGATGCTGCTCGTTTTCCCATTGTTGCCAGTTGTACCCTTCTGGGGCTCTACCTCTTCTTTAAA ATATTCTCTCAAGAGTACATCAACCTCCTGCTCTCTATGTATTTCTTTGTGTTGGGGATCCTAGCCCTATCCCACACCATCAG CCCCATGATGAACAGATTCTTTCCTGCAAATTTCCCCAACAAACAGTACCAGCTTCTCTTTACCCAGGGCTCCGGGGAGACCAAGGAAG AAATAGTGAATTATGAATTTGACACGAAGGATCTTGTATGCCTGGCCATGAGCAGTGTTGTTGGGGTCTGGTACCTACTGAGAAAG CACTGGATTGCCAACAATCTCTTTGGGCTGGCGTTTTCCCTCAACGGGGTGGAGCTGCTGCATTTGAACAACGTCAGCACTGGCTGCATCTTGCTCGGGGGCCTCTTCATCTATGACGTCTTCTGG GTCTTTGGCACCAACGTGATGGTGACTGTTGCCAAATCGTTTGAGGCCCCAATAAAAT TGGTTTTCCCTCAGGACCTGCTGGAGAAGGGTCTGGAGGCCGACAACTTTGCCATGCTGGGTCTGGGAGACATTGTCATTCCAG GGATCTTCATTGCCTTGCTGTTGCGTTTTGACATCAG CTTAAAGAAGAACACGCACACGTATTTCTACACCAGCTTTGTGGCCTACATCTTTGGTCTGGGTCTGACCATATTCATCATGCACATCTTCAAGCATGCCCAG CCGGCTCTTCTGTACCTGGTCCCCGCGTGCATTGGATTCCCGCTTCTTGTGGCCTTGGCAAAGGGAGAAGTAACTGAAATGTTCAG CTATGAGGAGAGCTCTACCCCTAAGGAGGTGCCGGGGGCCTCCAAAGAAGAGACGACAGAAGCTGATAAAAAGGAGAAGTGA
- the ID1 gene encoding DNA-binding protein inhibitor ID-1 encodes MKVASAAPSPLPAGAGGALKAVRPGEAARCGPGPGAATAAAPGAAEQAAAAAALLYDMKGCYSRLRALVPTLPRHRRVSKVEILQHVIDYIWDLQLALQRGPPCAAAPGGDPPEAPCMPAADRILCR; translated from the exons ATGAAGGTCGCCAGCGCCGCCCCctcgccgctgcccgcgggcgccggcggcgcgctGAAGGCGGTGCGGCCCGGGGAGGCCGCGCGgtgcgggccgggcccgggggcggcgaccgccgcggccccgggggcggcggagcaagcggcggccgccgccgcgctgctctaCGACATGAAGGGCTGCTACTCGCGGCTGCGGGCGCTGGTGCCCACGCTGCCGCGGCACCGGCGCGTCTCCAAGGTGGAGATCCTGCAGCACGTTATCGACTACATCTGGGACCTGCAGCTGGCGCTGCAGCGggggccgccctgcgccgccgcccccggcggggacCCCCCCGAG GCTCCGTGCATGCCCGCTGCGGACCGGATCCTGTGCCGCTGA
- the LOC138061527 gene encoding bactericidal permeability-increasing protein-like — MAGLSLLLLLAAGSALAAPNPGLKGRVTRQALDYGRRVGLERLRALLQKEHVLNVTGSYRLPLLGQLAFAVPRVRVHELQINDSAVDFSEDVGVRLTVRRAQIRLSGDWAAELWPVRDGGVLEVQAGDVAVSAVLGVSADGGGHPAVRSAGCHASVGHLRLEFRHGQSWLYNLLAPALQGPLRLELGQQLCLELQRGVGRLQEALKDVRVSAQLDPFAAIDYSLLRRPEITAEHADVSVKGEVFGVGWHRQSPFSAAPVLLPEARAPMLLLGVTDFVANSAAFVYFTAGALRWTVTGSTLPRRFPLRLRTDSLGLFSPRLQELYPDQPMELHLSARRQPLLSCRPDGLRLALFGSAEAFVVLPNATRISTFLLNIDANVTGKPILTASRIGGSVSLEGLSVAQVESRVGPLEVKNLEKLLNLGLRVFGVPLANRKLRAGFPLPPAGRLRLLNPHVTLQEGFALIATDLQYEP, encoded by the exons ATGGCCggcctctccctgctgctgctgctggccgccggctcggccctggccgcccccaaccccggcctcAAGGGCAGGGTGACCCGGCAGGCTCTGGACTACG GCCGGCGCGTGGGGCTGGAGAGGCTGCGGGCGCTGCTGCAGAAGGAGCACGTGCTGAACGTGACGGGCTCGTACCGCCTGCCGCTGCTGGGCCAGCTCGCCTTCGCCGTGCCCCG GGTCCGCGTGCACGAGCTGCAGATCAACGACTCCGCCGTGGACTTCTCGGAGGACGTGGGCGTCAGGCTCACGGTCCGGCGAGCCCAAATCCGGCTGAGCGGCGACTGGGCGGCCGAGCTCTGGCCAGT CCGGGACGGCGGCGTCCTCGAGGTGCAGGCGGGCGACGTGGCCGTGTCGGCGGTGCTGGGGGTGAGCGCGGACGGCGGCGGCCACCCCGCCGTGCGGAGCGCCGGCTGCCACGCCAGCGTCGGCCACCTGCGCCTGGAGTTTCGCCACGGGCAGAG CTGGCTCTACAACCTCCTGGCGCCGGCGCTGCAAGGACCCCTGCGCCTGGAGCTCGGCCAGCAG CTCTGCCTCGAGCTCCAGCGCGGCGTCGgcaggctgcaggaggccctGAAGGACGTGCGAg TGTCCGCCCAGCTCGACCCCTTCGCCGCCATCGACTACTCGCTGCTGCGGAGGCCGGAGATCACCGCGGAGCACGCGGACGTCAGCGTCAAG GGGGAGGTCTTCGGCGTGGGCTGGCACCGGCAGAGCCCCTTCTCGGCGGCGCCCGTGCTGCTGCCCGAGGCGCGGGCGCCCATGCTGCTCCTGGGCGTCACCGACTTCGTCGCCAACTCCGCCGCCTTCGTGTACTTCACGGCCGGCGCGCTGCGCTGGACCGTCACCGGCAGCACG CTCCCGCGGCGCTTCCCGCTCCGGCTGCGGACCGACAGCCTGGGGCTCTTCTCCCCGCGG ctgcaggagctctACCCGGACCAGCCCATGGAGCTGCACCTCTCGGCCCGCCGGCAGCCCCTGCTCTCCTGCCGCCCCGACGGCCTGCGCCTCGCTCTCTTTGGCTCCGCGGAGGCCTTCGTGGTCCTGCCCAATGCCACCCGCATCTCCACTTTTCTGCTGAATATT GATGCCAACGTGACGGGGAAGCCGATCCTCACCGCGAGCAGGATCGGGGGCTCCGTGAGCCTGGAGGG CCTCAGCGTGGCGCAGGTGGAGTCGCGCGTGGGGCCGCTGGAG GTGAAGAacctggagaagctgctgaacTTGGGGCTGCGGGTGTTCGGGGTGCCCCTGGCGAACC GGAAGCTCCGGGCCGGCTTCCCGCTGCCGCCTGCCGGCCGCCTCCGCCTGCTCAACCCCCACGTCACGCTGCAGGAG GGCTTCGCGCTCATCGCCACGGACCTGCAGTACGAGCCCTGA